A single window of Malus sylvestris chromosome 5, drMalSylv7.2, whole genome shotgun sequence DNA harbors:
- the LOC126622313 gene encoding dof zinc finger protein 1-like — protein MQQQQQEGGEQKEQQNQDQRLKAAEQQNQQPHGCPRCQSMNTKFCYYNNYSLSQPRYFCKACRRYWTQGGTLRNVPVGGGCRKGKRAKGGSSSASASRTVQPQPSQKEQDMQNNLGIGGGSVGMSTANPSGGLAIHHQYYPGSSHGYLSSFAGLQSLSQSQPFNVGGGHDPASNMSLLQGFNLSVPMVALQPQQRQQFFQVSGARSNSLLDQAALYPSEHDLWAPQSVVNRSSVNPSSSSAAAASDSALWTMGHNNPITTTTTTTTTTTSSSGGGPSLNPKQWPDLPGSYGSPN, from the coding sequence ATGCAGCAACAGCAGCAGGAGGGGGGTGAGCAGAAGGAGCAGCAGAACCAGGATCAGCGGTTGAAGGCGGCGGAGCAGCAGAACCAGCAGCCGCACGGGTGCCCGCGGTGCCAGTCCATGAACACCAAGTTCTGCTACTACAACAACTACAGTCTCTCTCAGCCACGGTACTTTTGCAAGGCGTGTAGGAGGTACTGGACTCAGGGAGGGACCCTCAGGAACGTTCCCGTCGGCGGCGGATGCCGGAAGGGGAAGCGCGCCAAGGGGGGTTCCTCCTCGGCGTCAGCATCTCGGACCGTGCAGCCGCAGCCATCACAGAAAGAGCAGGACATGCAGAACAATTTGGGAATTGGCGGCGGGTCCGTGGGGATGTCTACGGCCAACCCGAGCGGTGGATTGGCTATTCACCATCAGTACTACCCTGGTTCTTCTCATGGGTACTTGTCATCTTTTGCAGGGCTTCAATCTCTGAGTCAATCTCAGCCGTTCAATGTTGGGGGCGGTCATGATCCTGCCTCGAACATGAGCCTGCTGCAGGGGTTCAATCTCTCAGTTCCTATGGTGGCGTTGCAGCCGCAGCAGCGTCAGCAGTTTTTTCAGGTGAGCGGCGCTAGGAGCAACAGTCTGTTGGATCAAGCTGCTCTGTACCCATCTGAGCATGATCTGTGGGCCCCCCAGAGCGTCGTCAACAGATCATCTGtgaatccttcttcttcttctgcagcaGCAGCCTCGGACAGCGCTTTGTGGACCATGGGCCATAACAatcccatcaccaccaccaccaccaccaccaccaccactaccagCAGCAGCGGCGGCGGCCCATCTCTGAACCCAAAGCAGTGGCCTGATCTGCCCGGATCATATGGCTCTCCTAATTGA